The Chamaesiphon minutus PCC 6605 DNA window AATATATCCCGACTGCCCAGATTAAGCATTATGGCTTAGAACTAATCGTCATGAATGGTTTCGATGCCACGAGCGGGCTGATGCTGGTATAAAAATAGACAAAAAAATAGACACCCTCTGTAAGGATGTCTGATCTGGCCGAGTTTAACGGTCTGAGCGACCCAGCTAAACTTAGCGGAAACCAACAGCAGCTTGCCAAACGAAGGCTAAGGCCAGAAATAGTACTGGAATGATGGGGAGAACATCTACTAGTGGATCGAAGATGGCATATGCTTCGGGCAATTTGGCAATTATGAGTGCTGCGTCCATATTTTATTAATCCTTATTGATATCACGGCGATCGTAGTTG harbors:
- a CDS encoding photosystem II reaction center protein K — translated: MDAALIIAKLPEAYAIFDPLVDVLPIIPVLFLALAFVWQAAVGFR